One segment of Sylvia atricapilla isolate bSylAtr1 chromosome 8, bSylAtr1.pri, whole genome shotgun sequence DNA contains the following:
- the AP3M1 gene encoding AP-3 complex subunit mu-1 isoform X2, with translation MIHSLFLINCSGDIFLEKHWKSVVSQSVCDYFFEAQEKAIDVENVPPVISTPHHYLISIYRDKIFFVSVIQTEVPPLFVIEFLHRVADTFQDYFGECSETAIKDNVVIVYELLEEMLDNGFPLATESNILKELIKPPTILRSVVNSITGSSNVGDTLPTGQLSNIPWRRAGVKYTNNEAYFDVIEEIDAIIDKSGSTVFAEIQGVIDSCIKLSGMPDLSLSFMNPRLLDDVSFHPCIRFKRWESERVLSFIPPDGNFRLISYRVSSQNLVAIPVYVKHMISFKENTSSGRFDVTIGPKQNMGKTVEGVVMTVHMPKAVLNMNLTATQGSYTFDPVTKD, from the exons ATGATCCACAGCCTGTTTCTTATAAACTGTTCTGGTGATATATTCCTGGAGAAGCACTGGAAGAGCGTTGTGAGCCAGTCTGTGTGCGATTATTTCTTTGAAGCTCAGGAGAAAGCAATTGATGTTGAGAATGTGCCTCCTGTCATCTCAACTCCACATCACTACCTCATCAGCATCTATCGGGATAAAATCTTCTTTGTGTCTGTCATACAGACAGAAGTGCCACCACTCTTCGTAATAGAATTTCTACACCGAGTAGCAGATACTTTCCAG GATTACTTTGGCGAATGTTCTGAGACGGCAATTAAGGACAATGTAGTAATTGTGTATGAACTTCTAGAAGAAATGCTAGACAATGGCTTTCCACTGGCAACAGAATCCAACATACTGAAGGAGCTGATTAAGCCTCCCACGATTCTGCGCTCTGTTGTCAACTCCATCACAG gcaGTAGTAATGTGGGAGATACACTTCCCACTGGACAGTTATCCAACATTCCTTGGCGCAGAGCAGGAGTAAAATACACGAACAACGAAGCGTACTTTGATGTCATTGAAGAAATTGATGCAATTATAGACAAATCAG GTTCCACAGTCTTTGCAGAAATCCAAGGGGTTATTGATTCGTGTATTAAGCTCTCAGGAATGCCAGatctttctctgtctttcatG AACCCACGGCTGCTGGATGATGTCAGCTTCCATCCGTGCATTCGCTTCAAACGCTGGGAGTCTGAGCGGGTCCTGTCGTTCATTCCCCCGGACGGCAATTTCCGACTCATCTCCTACCGCGTCAGCTCCCAGAA CTTGGTGGCAATTCCTGTATATGTGAAGCACATGATCAGTTTTAAGGAAAATACTTCTTCAGGAAGATTTGACGTTACCATTGGACCAAAACAGAATATGGGGAAAACAGTAGAAGGAGTTGTCATGACAGTTCACATGCCAAAGGCTGTACTTAACATGAACCTCACTGCTACACAAGGCAGCTATACATTTGACCCAGTTACTAAA